In Bacillus cereus ATCC 14579, a single window of DNA contains:
- the dnaD gene encoding DNA replication protein DnaD — protein MKKKMMLQWFEQGSIAIPKLLMMHYKKLGLNETEFMVVLHVHTFLESGNSFPTPSEISERMTITEMKCMEVIQTLIQKGFLSLEGGQRSEAMMCESYSLQPLWEKILHFLMDESIEEEQKEKKQLQVNLYTVFEKEFGRPLSPFECETLGMWEDQDQHHPNLIQAALREAVMSGKLNFRYIDRILFEWKKNGIKTVDQAQNQGQKFRANQQRAQQMTKQETKFTGKVPFYNWLEQ, from the coding sequence ATGAAAAAGAAAATGATGTTACAGTGGTTTGAGCAGGGAAGCATTGCAATTCCAAAATTACTTATGATGCATTATAAAAAATTAGGTTTAAATGAGACGGAATTTATGGTTGTACTTCATGTACACACATTTTTAGAATCAGGTAATTCGTTTCCGACTCCTTCAGAGATTTCTGAACGGATGACGATAACGGAAATGAAATGTATGGAAGTAATTCAGACGTTGATTCAAAAAGGTTTTTTATCACTAGAAGGTGGACAAAGATCAGAAGCGATGATGTGCGAAAGTTATTCTTTACAACCGTTATGGGAAAAAATATTACATTTCTTAATGGATGAATCAATAGAGGAAGAGCAAAAAGAAAAAAAACAGCTACAAGTAAATTTATATACAGTATTTGAAAAAGAATTTGGAAGACCACTTTCGCCGTTCGAATGTGAAACGTTAGGGATGTGGGAGGACCAAGATCAACATCATCCAAATTTAATTCAAGCGGCTCTTAGAGAAGCTGTAATGAGTGGAAAACTAAATTTCCGATATATTGATCGTATTTTATTTGAGTGGAAAAAGAATGGAATTAAAACGGTAGATCAGGCTCAAAATCAAGGTCAAAAATTTAGAGCGAATCAACAAAGGGCACAACAAATGACAAAACAAGAGACGAAATTTACTGGAAAAGTGCCTTTTTATAATTGGTTGGAGCAGTAA
- the aspB gene encoding aspartate transaminase AspB, with the protein MKLAKRVAALTPSSTLEITAKAQALKAEGHDVIGLGAGEPDFNTPEHIMDAAHKAMLEGHTKYTPTGGLQSLKQEIVKKFTRDQGIAYDPSEIIVCNGAKHALYTLFQVLLDEGDEVIIPTPYWVSYPEQVKLAGGKPVYVEGLEDNEYKITAKQLREAITEKTKAVIINSPSNPTGMIYSKEELQQLGEVCLEHDILIVSDEIYEKLIYGGVEYTSIAQLSNALKEQTLIINGVSKSHSMTGWRIGYAAGNKQLIKAMTNLASHSTSNPTSIAQYGAIAAYTGSQEPVETMRQAFEERLNIIYDKLIQIPGFTCIKPQGAFYLFPNVKEAVALSGYATVDDWAKALLEEEKVALVPGTGFGAPNNVRLSYATSLEQVEKALERIHTFMKSKVQA; encoded by the coding sequence ATGAAATTAGCAAAGCGAGTAGCTGCTTTAACACCGTCTTCAACTTTAGAAATTACAGCAAAGGCACAAGCACTAAAAGCAGAGGGTCATGATGTAATTGGATTAGGGGCAGGGGAACCTGACTTTAATACACCAGAGCATATTATGGATGCTGCACATAAAGCGATGTTAGAAGGGCATACGAAGTATACACCAACAGGTGGATTACAATCGTTAAAACAAGAAATTGTGAAGAAATTTACTCGCGATCAAGGTATTGCGTATGATCCATCTGAAATTATTGTATGTAATGGTGCAAAGCATGCATTATATACATTATTCCAAGTATTACTTGATGAGGGAGATGAAGTTATCATCCCAACTCCTTACTGGGTAAGCTATCCAGAGCAAGTAAAGCTTGCTGGCGGTAAGCCGGTTTATGTAGAAGGTTTAGAAGACAATGAGTACAAAATTACAGCAAAGCAGCTGCGTGAGGCAATTACAGAGAAAACGAAAGCAGTTATTATTAATTCACCGAGCAATCCAACAGGAATGATTTATAGCAAAGAAGAATTACAACAGCTTGGAGAAGTATGTTTAGAACATGATATTTTAATCGTTTCTGATGAAATTTATGAAAAATTAATTTATGGTGGCGTAGAATATACTTCAATTGCCCAGCTTTCTAATGCATTAAAAGAACAAACACTTATTATTAATGGTGTATCTAAATCTCATTCTATGACAGGATGGCGTATTGGATATGCTGCAGGAAATAAGCAGCTTATTAAAGCAATGACGAATTTAGCGAGTCATAGTACGTCAAACCCTACTTCAATCGCTCAATACGGCGCAATTGCGGCATATACAGGCTCACAAGAACCTGTGGAAACAATGCGTCAAGCCTTTGAAGAGAGATTAAACATCATTTATGATAAATTAATTCAAATCCCTGGCTTTACTTGTATTAAACCGCAAGGGGCATTTTACTTATTCCCTAACGTAAAAGAAGCTGTAGCTTTATCAGGATATGCAACAGTTGATGATTGGGCAAAAGCTCTATTAGAAGAGGAAAAAGTGGCTCTTGTACCAGGTACAGGATTTGGTGCTCCAAATAATGTTCGTTTATCATATGCGACATCTCTTGAACAAGTAGAGAAAGCATTAGAGCGCATCCATACATTTATGAAAAGTAAAGTGCAAGCTTAA
- the nth gene encoding endonuclease III has translation MLNKTQIRYCLDTMADMYPEAHCELVHDNPFELVIAVALSAQCTDVLVNKVTRNLFQKYKTPEDYLSVSLEELQQDIRSIGLYRNKAKNIQKLCRMLLDDYNGEVPNDRDELTKLPGVGRKTANVVVSVAFGIPAIAVDTHVERVSKRLAMCRWKDSVLEVEKTLMKKVPMDEWGVTHHRMIFFGRYHCKAQRPQCEECRLLEVCREGKKRMKVK, from the coding sequence ATGCTTAACAAAACGCAAATCCGTTATTGTTTAGACACAATGGCGGATATGTATCCAGAAGCACATTGTGAATTGGTTCATGATAATCCATTTGAACTTGTAATCGCGGTGGCGTTATCTGCACAATGTACGGATGTACTTGTAAATAAAGTGACAAGAAATTTATTTCAAAAATATAAAACACCAGAAGATTATTTAAGTGTTTCTCTAGAAGAATTACAACAAGATATACGCTCTATCGGATTGTATAGAAATAAAGCAAAAAACATTCAAAAATTATGCCGAATGTTATTAGATGACTATAATGGAGAAGTACCGAACGATCGAGATGAACTTACGAAATTACCAGGTGTAGGAAGGAAAACAGCGAATGTTGTAGTTTCCGTAGCGTTTGGAATTCCGGCAATTGCTGTTGATACACATGTGGAGCGAGTGAGTAAACGATTAGCTATGTGTAGATGGAAAGACTCTGTGTTAGAAGTAGAAAAAACATTAATGAAGAAAGTACCAATGGATGAGTGGGGAGTTACACATCATCGTATGATTTTCTTTGGACGTTATCATTGTAAAGCACAACGACCGCAATGTGAGGAATGCAGACTGTTAGAAGTATGTCGTGAAGGAAAGAAGCGAATGAAGGTGAAATAA
- a CDS encoding YpoC family protein — protein MERVIEIPKEFHCLPFFKESVNLIKYHTDNSFEEIIQNTYFIFDIERQYEPWKEIENSIPVMLNVWKNKHEDIAILFRNRNKQEAEGPMILFAAHLLSVVYWLNEQPVHSLNEMQINTNKLKVQPVNFMERYSFIIKKPSNYHSYIQLAQLYIEIEKLYVKKMITKKKSASR, from the coding sequence ATGGAACGAGTTATAGAAATACCGAAAGAATTTCACTGTTTACCATTTTTTAAAGAAAGTGTAAATTTAATTAAGTATCATACAGACAATTCTTTTGAAGAGATAATACAAAATACTTACTTTATATTTGATATTGAAAGACAGTATGAGCCATGGAAGGAAATTGAAAACAGCATTCCAGTGATGTTGAATGTATGGAAAAATAAGCATGAAGACATTGCTATACTGTTTCGAAATAGAAATAAGCAAGAGGCTGAGGGACCAATGATTCTTTTTGCAGCTCACTTGTTATCGGTTGTCTATTGGCTAAATGAACAACCTGTTCATAGTTTGAATGAAATGCAAATAAATACGAATAAATTAAAAGTGCAACCTGTTAATTTTATGGAAAGATATTCATTCATTATAAAGAAACCGAGTAATTATCATTCTTATATTCAATTAGCGCAGTTGTATATCGAAATAGAAAAGCTGTATGTAAAGAAAATGATAACAAAAAAGAAGTCCGCTTCTCGTTAA